A section of the Pseudomonadota bacterium genome encodes:
- a CDS encoding ABC transporter permease, which produces MSELAEALGHAARLLAAFDPGVWEIVFLSLEVSCLAVVLAALCGFPLGAGLALYTFPGRRAVVILANALMGLPPVVVGLTVYLLLSRSGPLGDLGLLFTPVAMVIAQWVLVTPIITALTRQVIEDLWEEYEDELRSLGSTRVQAIGTLLWEGRYRLMTAVLAGFGRAIAEVGAVLIVGGNIAHATRVMTTAIALETAKGELALALGLGAVLVTLALLINAVAYLTRDLARA; this is translated from the coding sequence GTGAGCGAGCTCGCTGAGGCACTGGGTCACGCCGCAAGGCTGCTGGCGGCGTTCGACCCGGGGGTCTGGGAGATCGTGTTCCTGTCCCTCGAGGTCAGTTGCCTGGCGGTGGTGCTGGCCGCGCTGTGCGGCTTCCCGCTCGGGGCGGGGCTCGCGCTCTACACCTTTCCCGGGCGACGGGCCGTGGTCATCCTGGCCAACGCCCTCATGGGGCTGCCTCCCGTCGTTGTCGGCCTCACGGTGTATCTGTTGCTATCTCGCAGCGGACCGTTGGGTGATCTCGGGCTCTTGTTCACGCCGGTCGCCATGGTCATCGCCCAATGGGTGCTCGTGACCCCCATCATCACGGCCTTGACCCGCCAGGTCATTGAAGATTTGTGGGAGGAATACGAAGACGAGCTGCGGTCCCTGGGCTCGACCCGCGTCCAGGCCATCGGCACCTTGCTGTGGGAAGGGCGCTACCGGCTCATGACCGCGGTGCTCGCGGGCTTCGGGCGCGCCATCGCGGAGGTCGGGGCGGTGCTCATCGTGGGCGGGAATATCGCGCATGCCACGAGAGTCATGACCACCGCCATCGCGCTCGAGACCGCCAAGGGTGAGCTGGCCCTGGCGCTCGGCCTCGGCGCGGTGCTTGTTACCTTGGCCTTGTTGATCAATGCCGTCGCTTATCTCACCCGCGACTTGGCCCGCGCTTGA
- a CDS encoding ATP-binding cassette domain-containing protein has translation MSRGASILPLRLEGVSYAPDGHTLLHAISLTLAGDAATVVLGPNGAGKSLLLRLCHGLIPPSTGRILWAGDASKGQAMVFQRPVMLRRSVAANLAYPLRWFRLAREERERRVAEALAMAGLTPLAARHARSLSGGEQQRLALARAWVRRPEVLFLDEPTANLDPAATRQVEAIVKTFRDNGTKVVMTTHDLGQARRLAEEVLFLHRGRLLEDAQAERFFAGPATAEACAFVQGELLW, from the coding sequence GTGTCTCGGGGGGCCTCGATCCTGCCGCTCCGGCTCGAAGGGGTGAGCTACGCGCCTGACGGGCACACCCTTCTGCACGCGATCTCGCTCACGCTCGCGGGCGATGCGGCCACCGTGGTGCTCGGCCCGAACGGGGCCGGTAAGAGCCTGCTCCTGCGCCTCTGCCACGGCCTCATCCCGCCGAGCACGGGTCGTATTTTGTGGGCCGGGGACGCTTCCAAAGGACAGGCGATGGTGTTTCAGCGACCGGTGATGTTGCGCCGATCGGTCGCGGCCAACCTGGCCTATCCCTTACGCTGGTTCAGGTTGGCACGCGAGGAACGCGAGCGGCGTGTGGCCGAGGCGCTGGCCATGGCCGGCCTCACGCCGCTCGCCGCTCGCCATGCCCGATCGCTGTCCGGCGGCGAGCAGCAACGATTGGCCCTGGCGCGTGCCTGGGTGCGCCGGCCCGAGGTGCTGTTCCTCGACGAGCCGACCGCCAACCTCGATCCGGCCGCCACCCGCCAGGTGGAGGCGATCGTGAAGACGTTCCGGGACAACGGGACCAAGGTGGTCATGACCACCCACGACCTCGGGCAGGCCCGGCGGCTGGCCGAGGAGGTGCTGTTCCTCCACCGCGGTCGGCTTTTAGAGGACGCCCAGGCGGAGCGCTTCTTCGCGGGCCCGGCCACCGCGGAGGCATGCGCCTTCGTGCAGGGAGAGCTTTTGTGGTGA
- a CDS encoding substrate-binding domain-containing protein, whose product MHYSKTKNWIPALILWLGVFASASAPERFITLSSTTSTQASGLFDYLLPTFTEKTGVEVRVVAVGTGQALKLGEKGDADALLVHDPAGEQRFVKQGYGLDRRLVMYNDFVIVGPDADPAHIKGGRHAVAAFKAIAEGKATFLSRGDDSGTHRQELRLWQAAGVDVRSASGTWYKELGAGMGAALNTAAGLDGYTMADRATWLSFKNRARLMLLVEGDAKLYNQYSVILVNPDRHPEVKADDARGFMDWLTSPAGQQAIGSFTVEGQTLFHPNAASGGD is encoded by the coding sequence ATGCATTATTCGAAAACCAAAAACTGGATACCGGCGCTGATCCTGTGGCTCGGCGTATTCGCATCGGCGAGCGCGCCGGAGCGCTTCATCACACTCTCCTCGACCACCTCGACCCAGGCCTCGGGCCTGTTCGATTACCTCCTGCCCACGTTCACCGAAAAGACCGGGGTCGAGGTACGGGTGGTGGCGGTGGGCACCGGCCAGGCCTTGAAGCTCGGGGAAAAGGGCGATGCCGATGCGCTGCTCGTGCACGACCCCGCGGGCGAGCAGAGGTTCGTGAAGCAGGGCTACGGCCTCGATCGGCGCCTGGTCATGTACAACGACTTCGTGATCGTGGGGCCGGACGCCGATCCCGCGCATATCAAGGGCGGTCGCCACGCCGTCGCGGCCTTCAAGGCCATCGCGGAAGGGAAGGCTACGTTCCTGTCACGCGGGGATGACAGCGGTACACACCGCCAAGAGCTGCGCTTGTGGCAGGCCGCCGGCGTCGATGTCAGATCGGCCTCCGGGACCTGGTACAAGGAGCTCGGGGCCGGGATGGGGGCGGCCCTCAACACCGCCGCCGGGCTCGACGGCTACACGATGGCGGACCGCGCCACCTGGCTGTCCTTCAAGAACCGCGCGCGCCTCATGCTGCTGGTCGAAGGCGACGCGAAGCTCTACAACCAATACAGCGTGATCCTCGTCAATCCCGATCGGCACCCCGAGGTCAAGGCGGACGACGCCCGCGGCTTCATGGATTGGCTGACCTCGCCCGCCGGACAGCAGGCGATCGGGTCTTTCACCGTCGAGGGTCAGACGCTGTTTCACCCCAACGCGGCCAGCGGCGGCGATTGA